Proteins encoded together in one Lathyrus oleraceus cultivar Zhongwan6 chromosome 5, CAAS_Psat_ZW6_1.0, whole genome shotgun sequence window:
- the LOC127079285 gene encoding uncharacterized protein LOC127079285, protein MTPYSVSQLLVNPPVIEMDDKHEAFFSPRVGSVYDAFSPPTAEVEKKVRAIEEKLKTMEGSNALGLDVAEMCLVPGVRIPAKFKVPDFEKYKGERDPRTHIWSYYRKMVVYYDYERLLMHFFQDSLSGDSLEWYIQLKVTHILTWRDMAETFLKHYQYNTDMAPNHTRLKNLTLEFDETFNEYAQCWRKLVARVKPPLLERELEDIFIINLQGHLVIVSERIENMIKMRKIQNASHTSGVVKKPYVGFGKKREGETNETAVVRGRVPTYHASYQQVVVVSPVQNQQPYVIPTDQQPVPYQQQYASQQ, encoded by the exons ATGACACCCTACAGTGTTTCCCAACTACTAGTCAATCCTCCTGTCATTGAAATGGACGACAAACATGAAGCTTTCTTCAGTCCTAGAGTTGGTTCAGTGTATGATGCTTTTAGCCCACCAACTGCAGAGGTGGAGAAGAAGGTTCGCGCCATTGAAGAAAAACTAAAAACAATGGAAGGTTCTAATGCTCTCGGGTTAGATGTTGCAGAGATGTGCTTGGTACCTGGAGTGAGGATACCCGCtaaattcaaagtccctgactttgagaagtacaaaggggaaAGAGACCCAAGAACTCACATTTGGTCCTACTACCGAAAAATGGTTGTGTATTATGATTATGAGAGACTTCTTATGCATTTCTTTCAGGATAGTTTGAGTGGAGATTCACTCGAGTGGTATATACAATTAAAAGTTACCCACATCCTAACTTGGAGGGACATGGCTGAAACTTTCCTAAAGCATTATCAATACAATACGGACATGGCTCCAAATCATACTCGGCTAAAAAATCTCACTCTGGAGTTTGATGAAACTTTTAATGAGTATGCTCAATGTTGGAGGAAGTTGGTTGCAAGAGTGAAACCTCCTCTATTAGAGAGGGAACTTGAAGATATATTTATCATAAATCTTCAAGGAC ACCTAGTTATTGTCAGTGAAAGGATTGAGAATATGATCAAGATGAGAAAGATCCAAAATGCTTCTCATACCTCTGGTGTGGTAAAGAAACCTTATGTTGGCTTTGGGAAGAAAAGAGAAGGAGAAACTAACGAAACTGCAGTTGTGAGGGGACGGGTTCCAACATACCATGCATCTTATCAACAAGTGGTTGTCGTGTCACCTGTTCAAAACCAGCAACCCTACGTTATTCCTACCGATCAACAACCAGTCCCATATCAGCAGCAATATGCTTCCCAACAATAA
- the LOC127085908 gene encoding protein MHF1 homolog yields the protein MAMEGVGGSGGGSSDVENDLEMKLLRDRFRLSAISIAESQANKSGMEVSNVVVACVADLAFKYTERLAKDLQLFSQHANRKSVNIEDVILSAHRNEHLSGLLRTFSNDLKAKDRQFERKRKKSDKTTV from the exons ATGGCAATGGAGGGAGTAGGTGGAAGCGGTGGTGGTAGCAGCGATGTGGAAAACGACTTGGAAATGAAGCTTTTACGAGACAGATTCAGACTCTCCGCAATCTCCATCGCCGAATCTCAAG CAAATAAAAGCGGCATGGAAGTTTCGAATGTCGTAGTCGCTTGCGTTGCCGATTTGGCCTTCAAATACACCG AACGGTTAGCTAAGGATCTTCAACTATTCTCACAACATGCAAATCGTAAATCTGTAAATATAGAAGACGTCATACTCTCCG CGCATCGAAATGAACATCTATCTGGCTTGTTGAGGACTTTCTCCAATGATTTAAAAGCCAAAGATCGTCAATTTGAGAGGAAGCGAAAGAAGAGTGACAAAACAACGGTTTAG